The genomic DNA GTCGTCACCGTCGGCGTCGGCATGGCCCTGGTCACCGTGTTCCCCACCGAGCTGGTCGGCCCGCGCGGGCGCCTCGCGTTCATCGCGAACCGCCTGGTCAGAACCCTCTTCGGCACCGAGACCGACCTCGCCCCGCAGGCCGTCGCGAGCGCGCCCGGCTGGATCGGCACGGTCGTCGGGCTGCTGCTCGGGCTCACCCTGCTGGCCGCCGTCGTCGCGCTGACCCGCTCCCAGCAGCTCGCCGCGCTGATGTCGGAGGAGGACGAGCCCCGCGTCCGCGCGCTCGTCGCCCGCTCCGGGGACGACTCGCTGGCCTACTTCGCCACCCGCCGCGACAAGTCGGTCGTCTTCGCCCCCGACGGCGCCGCCGCGGTCACCTACCGCAACGACCTCGGGGTGTGCCTGGCCAGCAGCGACCCGATCGGTCCGCCCGAGCGCTGGGGCGGGGCCATCCGGGCCTGGCAGGCGTTGGCCGACACCTACGGCTGGACGCCGGCCGTCGTCGGGGCCAGCGAGGCCGGCGCGACCGCGTACGCCCGTGACCTCGGCCTGCGGGTGATCCGGATCGGCGACGAGGCCGTGCTGCACCCGCGCGACTTCCACCTCGCCGACCGCGACATGCGCCCGGTGCGCCAGGCCGTGCAGCGCCTCGAGCGCCTCGGCTACACGACCCGCATCAGACGCCACCGCGACATCCCGCCCGCCGAGCTCGAGGCCCTGGTCGGGCGCGCGGACGCGTGGCGCGACACCGAGAGCGAACGGGGCTTCTCGATGGCCCTCGGCCGGCTCGGCGACCCCGCCGACGCGGCCTGCCTGATGGTGGAGGCCCTGCTGCCGGTCGACCGGGCGGGCGTGGACGGCGGTGCGGCGAGCCAGGTCGCGGGGCTGCTGTCCTTCGTGCCGTGGGGGACCGACGGCTTCTCCCTCGACGTCATGCGGCGCAACCCCGACGCGGACAACGGCGTCACCGAGCTGATGGTCAGCGCGCTGATGGACGCCGGGCCCGAGCTCGGTGTCCGGCGCGTCTCGCTCAACTTCGCGGTGTTCCGCAGCGCCTTCGAGGAGGGCGCCCGGATCGGCGCCGGTCCGGTGCTGCGGCTGTGGCGCCGCCTGCTCCTGGTGGCCTCGCGCTGGTGGCAGTTCGAGTCGCTCTACCGCTCGAACGTGAAGTACCGCCCCGAGTGGCAGCCCCGGTTCCTGTGCTTCGCCGAGACGCGCGACATCGCCCTGGTCGGCACGGCGCTGGGCGTCGCCGAGGGGTTCATCGACCTGCCGTCCTTCCTCCGGCCCCGCGTCGAGCTGGGTGCCGCGCGCCACGTCCCGGCCGACGGCACGCTCGCCGTCGAGCCCCTCGTCGCACCGGTCGCCGACCCCGAGCCCGCGGGGTCGCGGCTGCCCGAGCAGGTCCGGCTGCGCATGGCGACGCGCGAGCGGCTCGTCGCCGAGGGCACCGACCCCTACCCGCCGTCCTTCCACCCGCAGGACACCGCCGACTCGGTCTCGCAGGCCGGCGACGCGGACCTCGGCCGGCCGGTCAGCGTCGCCGGGCGCGTGGTGGCGGTGCGCGACCTCGGCGGCGTCACCTTCGTGGTGCTGCGCGACTGGAGCGGCGACGTCCAGCTGCTGCTGAGCGCCGACGTGGCGGGGGAGGAGGCGCTGGAGCGGCTCCGCCGCGACGTCGACCTGGGCGACCACCTCGGGGCCGAGGGCACCGTCGTCCGCTCCCGCAGCGGCGAGCTGTCGGTCGGCGTCACCACCTGGCTGCTGACCGCCAAGTCGCTGCGCCCGCCGCCCGACGTCCGGGGCGGGGTCCGGGACCCCGAGGCCCGTGTCCGGCAGCGCTACCTCGACCTGGCGGTCAACCCGCTGGCCCGCCGGCGGCTGCGGTCCCGCTCGGCCGTGCTGCGCGCGGTGCGCGACACGCTCGACGCCCGCGGCTTCCTCGAGGTCGAGACCCCGATCCTGCAGACCATTCACGGCGGTGCGAACGCCCGGCCGTTCCGGACGCACATCAACGCCTACGACCTCGACCTCTACCTGCGGATCGCGCCCGAGCTGTTCCTCAAGCGGCTCATGGTCGGCGGGGTGGACCGGGTCTTCGAGATCGGCCGGAACTTCCGCAACGAGGGCGCCGACGCCACGCACAACCCCGAGTTCACGATGCTCGAGGCCTACGAGGCGTACGGCGACTACACGA from Microlunatus sagamiharensis includes the following:
- the lysX gene encoding bifunctional lysylphosphatidylglycerol synthetase/lysine--tRNA ligase LysX, which produces MPRLPQLVSRLCFLAAVVVVLGTAFPGVGWIEALVDLCSTVFFPVDGASIGFAVFLLLLGAALARRKHVAWVLALVIFGFFLLTDLAVVTGLVASLFAVQTDFGSLPVYARFALNLAALGALTAAMVHYRGEFSARRAPGSVRKALLVLLGGLVVTVGVGMALVTVFPTELVGPRGRLAFIANRLVRTLFGTETDLAPQAVASAPGWIGTVVGLLLGLTLLAAVVALTRSQQLAALMSEEDEPRVRALVARSGDDSLAYFATRRDKSVVFAPDGAAAVTYRNDLGVCLASSDPIGPPERWGGAIRAWQALADTYGWTPAVVGASEAGATAYARDLGLRVIRIGDEAVLHPRDFHLADRDMRPVRQAVQRLERLGYTTRIRRHRDIPPAELEALVGRADAWRDTESERGFSMALGRLGDPADAACLMVEALLPVDRAGVDGGAASQVAGLLSFVPWGTDGFSLDVMRRNPDADNGVTELMVSALMDAGPELGVRRVSLNFAVFRSAFEEGARIGAGPVLRLWRRLLLVASRWWQFESLYRSNVKYRPEWQPRFLCFAETRDIALVGTALGVAEGFIDLPSFLRPRVELGAARHVPADGTLAVEPLVAPVADPEPAGSRLPEQVRLRMATRERLVAEGTDPYPPSFHPQDTADSVSQAGDADLGRPVSVAGRVVAVRDLGGVTFVVLRDWSGDVQLLLSADVAGEEALERLRRDVDLGDHLGAEGTVVRSRSGELSVGVTTWLLTAKSLRPPPDVRGGVRDPEARVRQRYLDLAVNPLARRRLRSRSAVLRAVRDTLDARGFLEVETPILQTIHGGANARPFRTHINAYDLDLYLRIAPELFLKRLMVGGVDRVFEIGRNFRNEGADATHNPEFTMLEAYEAYGDYTTMRTVAQQIVVNASRAVSGGTLVRGTDASGVEHEVDLADDWPVVTVNDAISAAAGTTVTADTPKEELLALARALGIAVDGSWTRGNVLLELYEHLVESRTVRPTFYTDFPAEVSPLTRQHRVDPRLAERWDLVAFGAEIGTAYSELVDPVEQRARLTAQSLQAAGGNPEAMELDEDFLLALEHAMPPSGGLGMGMDRLVMMLTQASIRETIAFPLVKPRSSDAAR